The following proteins come from a genomic window of Candidatus Methylacidiphilales bacterium:
- a CDS encoding response regulator, which produces MTDAPKPRILVVDDEPAIRELLQRLLQDYFTVHTCADAREAEDLLSRADYCVLLCDDRMPGESGLDFMARIRGRHPHLQRLLLSGMADHERLTLAINRAQVDHYVSKTTDFSVIRRICLESAQRSLSARRAHAEALEQELLQRHTKGWERWRLETQRAVHHLTHSLPVLLAGVVIVGFATALVGVLVLTALYFLKSALGIDVIHSHHLIDFFR; this is translated from the coding sequence GACGCGCCCAAGCCCCGCATATTGGTCGTCGACGACGAGCCCGCCATCCGCGAACTCCTGCAGCGGCTCTTGCAGGATTACTTCACCGTCCACACCTGCGCCGACGCCCGCGAGGCCGAGGACCTGCTTTCCCGGGCGGATTACTGCGTACTGCTGTGCGACGACCGGATGCCGGGAGAAAGCGGATTGGATTTCATGGCCCGCATCCGAGGGCGGCATCCGCATTTGCAGCGGTTGCTCCTGAGCGGCATGGCCGACCATGAGCGCCTGACCCTAGCCATCAACCGGGCGCAAGTGGACCATTACGTGTCGAAAACCACCGATTTCTCCGTAATCCGCCGTATCTGCTTGGAGTCCGCCCAGCGATCGCTCAGCGCCCGTCGAGCCCACGCCGAAGCCCTCGAACAGGAACTTCTCCAGCGTCACACCAAGGGGTGGGAACGCTGGCGCCTGGAAACCCAACGGGCCGTCCACCATCTCACCCACAGCCTTCCTGTGCTATTGGCCGGAGTGGTCATCGTGGGCTTCGCAACCGCCCTGGTTGGCGTGCTCGTCCTGACCGCCCTTTACTTCCTCAAGTCAGCCCTCGGAATCGACGTCATCCACAGCCACCATCTCATCGACTTTTTCCGCTGA